From the Plasmodium malariae genome assembly, chromosome: 2 genome, one window contains:
- the PmUG01_02016300 gene encoding lipid/sterol:H+ symporter, putative, giving the protein MVLGNIISGFRELKQKSLDKFANILYNYAGFVYDRPCTVILISLLCCLSLSMGIYYREHEKDIYKLYSISNSYAYEANEMIKDFFYKSRKAFILVESNCNLLQPHILTELKKFEDGTKEIKVDLTEVVECKKDLYNTPKEQTDVAKEVHDMLSKRIDPNTSFDWKPNFKKFNFSFALNKLMGLNNKNASTSKDGLSRGKKEGNDNDEDDSNDNDNDDDSEDDDNDDDDSDDDGKNDVGKNDDGKNDDGKNDITNGNEHGSINSSMLKGKKKKKSGLSEKIIKPRAKFSDYKDDTFFPPYYIPPMLVKSDRCKLQNVFRDKNINIDLRDASDALKKQITFSLEDICEQKYNECNFSSLFLYYENGNAKLDSPIKVDNLDFYVNRKTFKEMMFRGILGNMEYTETPFSYTITSANAILTVIPLINSYIYEPYVLAYEKKLIDYVRFYNIDHVIKDDVTNDGNEPYVRFHVLTERSLEDEVDRISKIDNLTRLLFLIGVLLIFMYALFNNVTSVLYRSKPLCAVMGIFCGFLGYLAGSGFLFFLGVKSVPPAETVPFLVIGVGVDDVFVILNSYSLLFMINDDKKRIQMCLKDSALAITVTTLTNIIAFLISAASPFYSICSFSLFTASSLFFGYLMVITLLLSILCIEAKLEKKKKNIFSGTFDLLCSCFRKKKKINDREKNCLVLEVQNDEDYTKTPVEYENISIYEWIHNLYLFEESINKKKKSTSVYMSNDKSSKGYMNDCDTPRDDRLQLEHIYRNNSHAKNGAEKKVAGSSVPPRGVVPDLNNNDDKNDNGTIDYATKLEENEKRRKKGKDVIQQQHQRVDVIQEKNKIAIINDIFKDKQIEASSKAVQKEGAGMQETPKQASTKQASAKQAAEKGLGNDDYLSVSESQGMSNESPTPVQGNSADSENRVEKKKEDGNSGSGSRDNNYGSNNMLLLKHYNNSTELATKDTLLNNMNETDKKKIYLLSSHDNVLFYKYIYEEPKGNIGKYFRSVIKNYYVPFLSSRLGKTIVYLLFTCILLLSLYGCTLMKKGIKYDKAFPIDSYVRFFTAAKMKYFPNYGDLIEVYYFDKDFINKYRNLNNPTEAISSSILYTDKTDREMMNSPNLNKNINWELKEIQDDLQDMHEQLESQEFVSGIANGFNLFLNNNSKKLNAQDNDKFYEAFVDWLQNDFIGNLFKNDFIFLNRKLVAWRFHFFQKNVDDSEISSKWMKACKEITKLQDHNIQMLCFHISSIFNETDEAIIEVTIKNLGITIITILIVTAYIVKGFTSCVIIAMIIFLIDLCIFGFMCLCGITVNIISMVILVLSVGFSIDHTSHIVQAFTHSMGRTRDEKMKESLHLMIGPVLHSGLSTWFVISTLFFSNKDFTVIFFQTLTLVLFFSITFSSMLLPVLLSSFGPM; this is encoded by the exons atgGTTCTGGGAAATATTATATCAGGATTTAGGGAATTAAAGCAAAAGTCATTAGATAAGTTTGCAAAcattttgtataattatgCAGGGTTTGTATATGATCGACCTTGTACAGTTATCCTTATTAGTTTGCTATGTTGTCTATCACTAAGTATGGGCATATATTATAGAGAACatgaaaaagatatatataaattatattccaTTTCGAATTCATACGCATATGAAGCAAATGAAATGATtaaagattttttttataaaagtagaAAAGCATTTATTTTAGTAGAATCAAATTGTAATTTACTACAACCACATATTTTaacagaattaaaaaaatttgaagatggaacaaaagaaattaaagTTGATCTAACAGAAGTTGTTGAGTGTAAGAAggatttatataatacaccAAAGGAACAAACGGATGTTGCTAAGGAAGTGCACGACATGTTATCAAAAAGAATAGACCCGAATACAAGTTTTGATTGGAAgccaaattttaaaaaattcaattttAGTTTCGCTTTGAACAAATTAATGGgtttgaataataaaaatgcaaGTACATCTAAGGATGGCTTATCGAGaggaaaaaaggaaggaAACGATAACGATGAGGATGATAGTAATGATAATGACAATGATGATGATAGTGAGGATGATGACAATGACGATGATGATAGTGACGATGATGGCAAAAACGATGTTGGCAAAAACGATGATGGAAAAAACGATGATGGAAAAAACGATATCACAAATGGTAATGAGCATGGTAGCATAAATTCATCCATGTTAaagggaaagaaaaaaaaa aaaagcggaTTATcagagaaaataataaagccCAGGGCAAAATTTTCGGATTATAAGGATGATACATTTTTTCCTCCATATTACATTCCTCCTATGCTTGTCAAAAGTGATCGATGtaaattacaaaatgtaTTTAGAGATAAAAACATTAACATAGATCTTCGAGATGCAAGTGATGCAttaaaaaagcaaataaCATTTAGTTTAGAAGATATATGTGAGCagaaatataatgaatgTAATTTTAGctccctttttttatattatgaaaatggTAATGCAAAATTAGATAGCCCTATAAAGGTTGATAACCTGGACTTTTATGTGAATAGAAAAACATTTAAGGAGATGATGTTTAGAGGTATACTAGGTAACATGGAATATACAGAAACCCCATTTAGTTATACTATTACATCTGCTAATGCAATATTAACAGTTATTCCTTTgattaattcatatatatatgaaccaTATGTACTGGCTTATGAAAAGAAACTAATTGATTATGTTAGGTTTTATAATATAGATCATGTAATTAAAGACGATGTGACAAATGATGGTAATGAACCGTATGTTCGTTTTCATGTTTTAACAGAAAGAAGTTTAGAGGATGAAGTGGATAGGATATCAAAAATTGATAATTTAACTagactattatttttaattggtgttttattaatttttatgtatgcattGTTTAATAATGTAACATCTGTTTTGTATAGAAGTAAACCGCTCTGTGCTGTTATGGGAATTTTTTGTGGTTTTTTAGGTTACCTTGCCGGTTCaggttttttattttttttaggtGTTAAATCAGTTCCTCCAGCAGAAACGGTGCCATTTTTAGTAATAGGTGTAGGAGTTGATGATGTTTTTGTCATTTTGAATTCGTATTCCTTACTATTTATGATAAATGATGATAAGAAAAGAATTCAGATGTGTTTAAAAGATAGTGCACTTGCCATAACAGTTACTACattaacaaatattattgcTTTTTTAATTAGTGCTGCTTCTCCTTTTTATTCAATATGtagtttttcattatttacggctagttctttattttttggttATCTCATGGTAATAACTCTACTACTTAGTATTTTATGTATTGAAGCtaaattggaaaaaaaaaaaaagaatatattttcagGTACCTTCGATCTTTTGTGTTCAtgttttagaaaaaaaaaaaaaattaatgatagGGAAAAAAATTGTCTAGTTTTAGAAGTGCAAAATGATGAAGATTATACAAAAACGCCAGtagaatatgaaaatatttctatttatgAATGgattcataatttatatttgtttgaagaatcaattaataaaaagaagaagagcACATCTGTCTATATGTCCAATGATAAAAGCAGCAAGGGATATATGAACGATTGTGATACTCCGCGGGATGATAGACTTCAGTTGGAGCATATCTACAGAAATAACAGCCATGCCAAAAATGGAGCGGAAAAGAAAGTAGCTGGTAGCAGCGTGCCCCCCAGGGGTGTGGTTCCCGATCTGAATAATAAcgatgataaaaatgataacgGTACTATTGATTATGCTACCAAACTTGaagaaaacgaaaaaagGCGAAAAAAGGGCAAAGACGTGATACAGCAGCAACATCAACGAGTTGATGTTATCCAggagaaaaacaaaattgccataattaatgatatttttaaagataaaCAAATAGAAGCTAGTTCGAAAGCGGTACAGAAGGAAGGAGCAGGTATGCAAGAAACCCCGAAACAAGCAAGCACAAAACAAGCAAGCGCAAAACAAGCTGCTGAGAAGGGCCTAGGAAATGATGACTACTTGTCAGTTAGCGAATCGCAGGGTATGTCTAATGAAAGCCCGACGCCCGTTCAGGGAAATAGTGCAGATAGTGAAAACAGAgtggaaaagaaaaaggaggATGGAAATAGCGGCAGTGGTAGTAGGGATAACAACTACGGAAGCAATAACATGCTGCTTCTGAAGCACTACAACAACTCCACTGAGCTGGCAACGAAGGATACACTGCTTAATAATATGAACGAGACggacaagaaaaaaatttatttgttaagcTCACACGATAATGTgctattttataaatatatatatgaagagCCAAAGGGGAATATAGGAAAGTATTTCAGATCAGTAATTAAGAATTATTATGttccatttttatcatcACGATTAGGTAAAACTATAGTATACCTTTTATTTACTTGTATCttgttattatcattatatggATGTacattaatgaaaaaaggaattaagTATGATAAAGCTTTTCCAATTGATTCATATGTACGTTTTTTTACGGCGGCAAAAATGAAATACTTTCCAAATTATGGTGATCTGATagaagtatattattttgataaagattttataaataaatatagaaatttaaataatcCAACGGAAGCTATTTCATcatctattttatatactgACAAAACAGATCGAGAAATGATGAACAGTccaaatttaaataaaaacattaattgGGAGTTAAAAGAAATTCAAGATGATTTACAAGATATGCATGAACAGTTAGAATCACAAGAATTTGTTTCTGGTATTGCTAATggatttaatttatttttaaataataatagtaaaaaattaaatgcaCAAGACaatgataaattttatgaagCCTTTGTAGATTGGTTACAAAATGATTTCATAggtaatttatttaaaaatgattttatatttttaaatagaaaattagTAGCTTGGAGATTTCATTTCTTTCAAAAGAATGTAGATGACTCTGAAATATCGTCTAAATGGATGAAGGCTTGTAAAGAAATAACAAAACTACAGGATCATAATATTCAAATGTTATGCTTTCATATCAGCTCTATATTCAACGAAACTGATGAAGCTATTATTGAAGtcacaataaaaaatttaggaATTACTATCATTACTATTTTAATTGTTACTGCTTACATTGTCAAGGGGTTTACTTCGTGTGTTATTATCGCTATGATTATTTTCCTCATCGACTTATGCATTTTTGGCTTCATGTGTTTGTGCGGAATAACTGTTAACATTATTTCCATGGTTATCTTGGTCCTCTCAGTCG GTTTTTCCATCGATCACACGTCCCACATTGTCCAGGCGTTTACACACAGCATGGGGCGAACCAGAGACGAAAA gATGAAGGAGAGTTTGCATTTAATGATAGGTCCTGTCCTACACAGTGGGTTGTCCACGTGGTTTGTCATAAGTACCTTATTCTTTTCCAATAAAGATTTCACAGTCATATTCTTTCAAACTTTAACTTTG gttttatttttctctataACATTCTCCTCGATGTTATTGCCAGTACTTCTTTCGAGCTTTGGCCCCATgtga
- the PmUG01_02016400 gene encoding conserved Plasmodium protein, unknown function: protein MLIIFPAVIWSTRYRADTKLGYFFYINDERLYPKNSNSTKDSSSWLYSKYLNYKNNLMQKNNKWKNGTKFYLNDDVTVEEAKKIIYQNEQGIPKNIRLGCKGRMMDDKDNLALAVRAFCKRDPKVFIWEDEHAEFV, encoded by the coding sequence atgttaataatttttccagCAGTAATATGGTCAACAAGGTACAGAGCAGATACAAAACTAGgctatttcttttatataaatgatgaGAGGTTATACCCGAAGAATTCGAACAGCACAAAGGATTCAAGCAGTTGgttatattcaaaatatttgaaCTACAAGAACAAtttaatgcaaaaaaataataaatggaaaaacggaacaaaattttacttaaatGATGATGTAACTGTCgaagaagcaaaaaaaattatttatcagAATGAGCAAGGAATACCCAAAAATATAAGATTAGGATGTAAGGGAAGAATGATGGATGACAAGGACAACTTGGCATTAGCTGTTCGAGCATTTTGTAAAAGAGATCCTAAAGTTTTTATTTGGGAAGATGAGCATGCTgaatttgtttaa